The stretch of DNA TGGTCACTAATAGCCCAAGTGGTCATGTATCTGTTAACCAGTGCAATGGTGCAACATTCTCACATATATTTATTAACTCTCCTACTAATAGTCCAAACACCGATGACTTTGACATTTCTTTTTCTAGTAATATCTTGgtagaaaattcaaacataaaatcTGGTAATTTAAACTTTATATTAGCttatgataattttaatttttagtttgtatttatcatgtaattttataaaaaaaagagcTAAACataaattgttataaaaaacaggaaaaaataataaaataaaaaaaatcagtattaacaaaatattatataaataaatgtaaaaacaTTTATAGCATTTGTCGTTATATCCATAAAATGATTAACGTTTTTGTATCTTTAATTTGagttacacttttttttttctttctaattacGTGACGATTGTATTGCCATTAACGGCGACTCCTCTTTTATCAATGCTACTGGAGTTACTTGTGGACCAGGCCATGGAGTTACTTGAGTATAATTAATAaggttaaatattttaaaatttctaataaaaatatcattcatatgcatttaattttctatttaaatCCCCTCATACACCCATCACAAATCATCATTGTAGTGACTTTTAATTTtccacttatttaattttactttgTCAACATGCAAAGGTTCAACTTTTTTGTTATCATTCTTGGGTTTATTTCTCCTTGTCTATGTACGagattgaatgttggaacagaAAATGACAATTATAATGTGATGGATTATGGTGCAAATGGCGATGGAAAAACTGATGATTCACAAGTATATATGTTCCTATGTttttctttatataatttaaaatattttgatattccATGTGAATTTTTTCTCACTAATTGACTGATCTTTaacactatttttaattatatatgtatttatTGAATTGCAGGCCTTAGTAAATGCATGGAGTAGTGCATGTAAACATGGAGGGACGTTAACTATACCAGCAGAAAAATCATTCATGGTGACGAATGTAAAATTTAGAGGTCCTTGCAAACCCAAAATTCATATTCAGGTATATTATACATATAAATTTACTATATGTACTTATCAACTTATGAGTACCGCTTGTACATTGTTGTaatcattttttcatttaataaaaagattataataataacataacatGCAATTAATTCacaactaaaataatattttattaggaatttaaattaatttttaaatttaattgtttCAAATAGGTATTTACCTTAAATCTATTCGAAGTTAAAATATGatgtttcaacaaaaaaaaaactttatttatattaattatttactaTTAATACTTAAAGAAAGATCGTGAGATTTTATTTTCGTAAAGAATACTGTGAGATTTATTTATAAGTTACAGTGTGATGTGAATAattaagtttaatattttatgtatttttatttgtttttgtgttaAGTCTATATATATTGACGGACTTATTTTATTTgcacttattttaatttttttttttttgcttagaacaaaaattcaatttccATAAAGAAAACTCCATATATGTGTTATTCTGTAATCTATATTGTAGTTTGATGGAAAAATAGTTGCACCCCCTAAAGAAGCGTGGAAAAGTGGAGACTATTTGATTTACATTGATAATTTAGACGGACTCACAATTGATGGTAATGGTCATGGAGGAGCTGATGGAGGTGGTTCAACTTGGTGGCATTGCAAAAATTGTAAACGACCTGGGGtacatatatattcaattattCATTTTTCATCGTTTATCTATCATAAGTAATTTGTGGGAATAATTTTGATGCATTAATGCTATGATAATTTTTATGGTACAggtctttcattttcattcctGCAAGAATCTCAAAGTTAGTAACATAATGGTCACTAATAGCCCAAGTGGTCATGTATCTGTTAACCAGTGCAATGGTGCAACATTCTCACATATATCTATTAACTCTCCTCCTAATAGTCCCAACACCGATGGTTTTGACATTTCtttttctaataatatattGGTAGAAGATTCAAACATAAAATCTGGTAATTCAAACTTTATATTAGcttatgataatttttatttttagtatgtatttatcatgttattttattaaaaaaaaaagagctaaataaaaaatgttataaaaaacaggaaaaagtaataaaataaaaaatagttataacaaaatattatataaataaatgtaaaaaaaaattatagcatTTGTCGTTATATCCATAAAATGATTAATGTTTTTGTAACATTAATTTGAgtcacgtttttttttttctttttaattaggTGACGATTGTATTGCCATTAACGGTGACTCCTCTTTTATCAATGCTACTGGAGTTACTTGTGGACCAGGCCATGGAATAAGGTTTGCAAAAATTGCATGTTGATCTAAAACTTCAATTTCACATGCACGCACACAAACACTATTTATATTCAATTTGCCAATCTTTTGTGTTAGAGTATGAATTATTGATATCCACAAACTTATCTTAGTGTGCGAGAATcgtaaattatatattatacatGTGTTCGTATTTTTTACAAATCTCATAAAATGTCTACTTTACAATTTAATCAGTGTTGGTAGCCTCGGTAAAGTAAGACCTAATGATAAAGTTTCCGATGTTCATGTACGGAATTGCACCTTTACCGGAACTTCAAATGGAGGAAGAATCAAGACAAAAATGGTGAGTATAATTAATAaggttaaatattttaaaattttctacaAAAATACGAATCtttccatattaatattttCGTTCTTTCTACATTACCCCTTGAAGAATTGAGAGTATTTATTCagcaaccaataaaaattagcACATAAGCAAATTTGTAagtgaagtaaaaaaaaatattatctgaatTAAGAAGATCTAGACATCAAAGACATATatgacttatattttttttatcgttGTGTAAATCTCATTCTTAAAGGGGTTATGTAGGCaccataatataatattttatataatttagttcgtaaattttttatgaacGCCTTTCAATATTTactttttacaaaatttataacacATTATGTGACAACACTCGGATTCTCCAATTTTTTGCAGGGTGGATCAGgttatgcaaaaaatattatttttgaggAAATCATCCTAGATAATGTCAAGAACCCGATTATTATAGATCAGGAATATAAAAATTTTGGACTGGTACATAGTTCACTCtacatcattattattattattattattattattattattattattattattattattattattattattattattattttattttgtcattcCAACAATGCATTTGTATGTTTGCTAGTTTTATACACATAATAATAAactaagggtcttgttaacatgtgcatatagggcacatgataaaatatcttaatatagaaatttaacatttaatgatacaagacatttaatgcttgaaaaattaaaatacacaaattctaagacataatttctatttttactaccttaacatgtgccatatatgcacatgttaacattctccataaaCTAATACTATAGTTTTATGTGTGATGAATTTTGTTGAAATTATATTAGGATACAGATGTGGTGGTGAGTGATGTAACATTTCGAGGATTTACGGGAACTTGTTCTGGTGACATAGCTATTAATTTAGATTGTAGTTCCGATGGTTGTCATAACATTCTATTGGATCAAAATGACATCACATCTACTTCAGGAAAGAAGCTTTTAGTTATTTGCAACAATGCCTATGGAACTGCTACAAATACTATTCCAAGTGTTACTTGTCtacttaattaatgttttattcTCAATTATGTGGAGAGAAAAACTTTGTATTATTAATAGATCTTCGAGACTAAAAGAATAACTTTCTTGCACGAAATGATGATATTTTAAATTGGTTTATTTGCACCAAACATTTTTGTAATAAGATTTCTTTTTTAAAGATATGCCTGTTTACCTTAATGCTCGTTCTTCTTACTGTAAAACCCTTTGAGCTATGAAACCCTCTCTCTCACTGAAACCATCCATACCATTTATCTTCACTTCAATGTTTCACTCGAAATCATTCATTTATGGTGTAACATCCCGACTTTAATTAATAGAAGAATATTAATTAGAGATAATTATTAAGGACTAATTAAATGGTAAAGGCTTACATACGAAACAAGGacttttctctctctaaaatttcaaaagttcTCACCTCTCTCTAAAAACCTTAGATCCACCACCCAACCCTCTCCCTTTTCAATCCAAACCTCTTTTTCAAGATGTAGATTCTAACTCCGGTGGTGCTTAGCCTCTCACGGTTGCAGGTTTCTTTGTATCTGGTGGACCTTTGTCGCCTCGGTGTTGACTGCGAGCTAGGGACTTAACTGCCTAGGTTTTCATTCTGTCGTTGCCCCATTAATTTTTGCCTCTGAAAACTGCTTTTTGTATTCTGAtgggccgatcacttttgattcgagatcagAGTTAGAGTCTTAGGACATCTTTTTGGGTCGGATTGATGGTCTCTTTGGTGTTCTGGTATTTGTGGTGTGTGCTCTAGGTGGTCTGGTGACTGTGGAGTGTGTACTAGGTGGTGTCCGTCTTTTAGCTTTCTCattggtgttccgcttatatacggcGACTCTGTTTTGTATTTCCGTTTAACCCGGCCTCTGTTCGCCTTATACAGAGactgattattattaataatattttgccatttaaaaaaaaaattaaataattaaggaCTAATTGGAAATAAGTGATTGGGTATGAAATGAATAATTCAAAAGAGACAATTTATCTTGATCATATGTGAATGGTATAGTTGGAAATTGAGTAACTTTTCCAATTTGTCATAAAGCCAAAAGAGTGATACAAACCATTTGTCAAGATTTTCCATTCTTGACTAAGGAAGGATGATGGAATGTGGATGCATTCACCACAAGATCAAGGTGcgtttaatttatttgttaacCAACTTATGCTTCCAAATGGGAAAGTATGGATAGTAACAAGATTCATTCGTTATTTCCATTAAATGTTGCAAATTCTATACTAGCTGTTCCATTCGATGATGTTAAAGAAGATAATTTAGTGTGGGAAGATGATATGCATGGTAATTATAGTGTCAAGTCAGGATATAATTTGCTCTTAAAACCAACAGTTCATGAAGCGACAATGAGAGAAAATGCAGAGTGGAAATGGCTTTGGAAAATTC from Trifolium pratense cultivar HEN17-A07 linkage group LG5, ARS_RC_1.1, whole genome shotgun sequence encodes:
- the LOC123886916 gene encoding probable polygalacturonase At3g15720 translates to MQRFNFFVIILGFISPCLCTRLNVGTENDNYNVMDYGANGDGKTDDSQALVNAWSSACKHGGTLTIPAEKSFMVTNVKFRGPCKPKIHIQFDGKIVAPPKEAWKSGDYLIYIDNLDGLTIDGNGHGGADGGGSTWWHCKNCKRPGVQVFHFHSCKNLKVSNIMVTNSPSGHVSVNQCNGATFSHISINSPPNSPNTDGFDISFSNNILVEDSNIKSGDDCIAINGDSSFINATGVTCGPGHGISVGSLGKVRPNDKVSDVHVRNCTFTGTSNGGRIKTKMGGSGYAKNIIFEEIILDNVKNPIIIDQEYKNFGLDTDVVVSDVTFRGFTGTCSGDIAINLDCRKKLLVICNNAYGTATNTIPSVTCLLN